The Paenalcaligenes faecalis genome has a window encoding:
- a CDS encoding helix-turn-helix transcriptional regulator: MQNIFVLLLSADAVLREQWRGIDNAAYKFEQAQTLSQAQQWLAAYSGGLIMVDAALVDLADAQWQQLFANPAATVLVGSLNPSDPEGQKMIVAGAKGYFHAYSPVTVLDTMLQQVHAGNIWVGQRLLSRLLSQVSAKLSAAAPTPATAWQQGLTPREIEVAQRAALGHTNALIAEDLGITERTVRAHLGAVFEKLGVVDRLMLALKVHGVG, translated from the coding sequence ATGCAAAACATATTCGTTTTATTGCTAAGTGCTGATGCAGTATTGCGTGAGCAGTGGCGTGGTATAGATAATGCTGCCTATAAATTTGAGCAAGCGCAAACATTGTCGCAAGCACAGCAATGGCTAGCCGCTTACAGCGGTGGTTTGATAATGGTAGATGCGGCCTTGGTAGATTTAGCCGATGCGCAGTGGCAACAGCTTTTTGCTAACCCTGCGGCTACAGTATTAGTGGGTAGTCTGAACCCTTCAGACCCAGAAGGTCAGAAAATGATTGTGGCGGGTGCCAAGGGGTATTTCCATGCTTATAGTCCAGTCACAGTGCTTGATACCATGCTGCAACAGGTACACGCTGGTAATATTTGGGTAGGGCAACGCTTATTGAGTCGTTTATTAAGCCAAGTGTCTGCAAAACTGTCTGCAGCAGCACCTACTCCTGCCACCGCTTGGCAGCAAGGCTTAACGCCGAGAGAAATTGAAGTGGCGCAGCGTGCGGCCTTAGGGCATACCAATGCCCTCATTGCAGAGGATTTGGGCATAACGGAGCGCACAGTGCGTGCGCATTTAGGGGCGGTGTTTGAGAAGTTGGGGGTGGTGGATAGGTTGATGTTGGCTTTGAAGGTGCATGGGGTGGGGTAG